From the genome of Flavobacterium luteolum, one region includes:
- a CDS encoding valine--tRNA ligase, translated as MTIPAQFDAKTIESKWYDYWMKNNYFHSEPDHRTPYTIVIPPPNVTGVLHMGHMLNNTIQDVLIRRARLKGFNACWVPGTDHASIATEAKVVAKLKAEGINKNDLTREEFLKHAWEWTDKYGGTILEQLKKLGASCDWERTKFTMDPDMSASVIKSFVDLYNKGLIYRGYRMVNWDPEAKTTLSDEEVIYEEQQGKLFFLKYKIEGSEDFLTIATTRPETIFGDTAICINPNDERFTDLKGKKAIVPICGRVIPIIEDEYVDVEFGTGCLKVTPAHDMNDKTLGEKHNLEIVDIFNEDATLNSFGLHYQGKDRFVVRTEIAKELEEIGALAKTEIHLNKVGTSERTKAVIEPRLSDQWFLKMEELVKPAIKSVLETGDIKLHPKRFENTYAHWLNNIRDWNISRQLWWGQQIPAYYYGDGKEDFVVAENIEDALKLAKEKTNNQQLTINNLTQDVDALDTWFSSWLWPMSVFGGIMDPESPDFKYYYPTNDLVTGPDILFFWVARMIIAGYEYAGEKPFTNVYLTGLVRDKQRRKMSKSLGNSPDPLDLIDAFGADGVRVGLLLSASAGNDIMFDEELCNQGKAFSNKIWNAFKLIKGWEVSETIAQPESSKVAIEWYEEKLQQTLVDIEDNFEKYRISDSLMAIYKLVWDDFCSWFLEMIKPAYQQPIDSVTFAKAIEMLENNLKLLHPFMPFLTEEIWQLIAERTPEEALIVSTWPEVKPFDAKLISDFENSIEVISGIRTIRKDKNIPFKDAIELKGINSENVSTYFDSVVTKLGNVSAFEYVSEKVDGALSFRVKSNEYFIPITGNIDVEAEIAKLTEELNYTKGFLKSVEAKLSNEKFVNGAPEKVLNLEKQKQADALAKIATIEQSLAGLK; from the coding sequence ATGACAATTCCAGCACAATTTGACGCTAAGACGATTGAGAGTAAATGGTATGATTACTGGATGAAAAACAACTATTTTCATTCAGAACCAGATCATAGAACACCGTACACCATTGTAATTCCGCCGCCAAACGTCACTGGAGTCCTTCACATGGGACATATGTTGAATAATACGATTCAGGATGTTTTAATTCGCCGTGCACGTCTTAAAGGTTTCAACGCTTGTTGGGTACCTGGGACAGATCACGCTTCTATTGCTACTGAAGCAAAAGTGGTAGCAAAATTAAAAGCAGAAGGAATCAATAAAAACGATTTGACCCGCGAAGAATTCCTAAAACATGCTTGGGAATGGACAGATAAATACGGTGGAACAATCTTAGAACAACTTAAGAAATTAGGTGCTTCTTGCGATTGGGAGCGCACTAAATTTACTATGGATCCAGATATGTCTGCATCTGTAATTAAATCGTTTGTAGATTTATACAACAAGGGTTTAATCTACAGAGGATACCGTATGGTAAACTGGGATCCAGAAGCAAAAACGACTCTTTCTGACGAAGAGGTAATTTATGAAGAACAACAAGGAAAATTATTTTTCTTAAAATATAAAATCGAAGGTTCAGAAGATTTCTTAACCATCGCTACAACACGTCCTGAAACTATTTTTGGAGATACTGCAATCTGTATTAATCCAAACGATGAGCGTTTTACAGATTTAAAAGGTAAAAAAGCGATCGTTCCAATTTGCGGAAGAGTAATTCCAATTATTGAAGACGAATATGTTGATGTTGAATTCGGAACAGGATGTTTGAAAGTAACTCCTGCACACGATATGAACGATAAAACTTTAGGAGAAAAACACAATCTAGAAATCGTTGATATTTTTAATGAAGATGCAACTTTAAATAGTTTCGGATTACATTATCAAGGAAAAGATCGTTTTGTAGTTCGTACCGAAATTGCAAAAGAATTAGAAGAAATTGGAGCTTTGGCGAAGACCGAAATCCATTTAAATAAAGTTGGAACTTCTGAAAGAACCAAAGCGGTAATCGAACCAAGATTATCAGACCAATGGTTCTTGAAAATGGAAGAATTAGTAAAACCGGCAATTAAGTCAGTTTTAGAAACGGGAGATATTAAATTGCATCCAAAACGTTTTGAGAACACTTATGCGCATTGGTTAAACAACATTCGCGATTGGAATATTTCTCGTCAATTATGGTGGGGACAACAAATTCCGGCTTACTATTACGGAGACGGAAAAGAAGATTTCGTAGTGGCTGAAAACATCGAAGATGCTTTAAAGTTAGCAAAGGAAAAAACTAACAATCAACAATTAACAATTAACAATTTAACGCAGGATGTTGATGCGTTAGATACTTGGTTTTCATCTTGGTTATGGCCAATGTCAGTTTTTGGCGGAATCATGGATCCAGAAAGTCCAGATTTTAAATATTATTATCCAACAAACGACTTGGTAACAGGTCCAGATATTTTATTTTTCTGGGTTGCCAGAATGATCATTGCAGGTTATGAATATGCAGGTGAAAAACCATTTACAAACGTATATTTGACTGGTTTGGTTCGTGATAAACAACGTCGTAAAATGTCTAAATCATTAGGAAATTCTCCTGATCCTTTAGACTTGATCGATGCTTTTGGAGCTGATGGTGTTCGTGTAGGATTGCTTTTAAGTGCTTCTGCAGGAAACGACATTATGTTTGACGAAGAATTATGTAATCAAGGAAAAGCGTTTTCAAACAAAATCTGGAACGCCTTCAAATTGATTAAAGGATGGGAAGTTTCTGAAACGATCGCACAGCCAGAATCATCAAAAGTGGCAATCGAATGGTACGAAGAGAAATTACAGCAGACTTTGGTTGATATTGAAGATAATTTCGAGAAATACAGAATTTCAGATTCTCTTATGGCAATCTATAAATTGGTTTGGGATGATTTCTGTTCTTGGTTCTTAGAAATGATCAAACCAGCATACCAACAGCCAATTGACAGCGTGACTTTTGCGAAAGCGATCGAAATGTTAGAAAACAACTTGAAGTTATTGCATCCGTTTATGCCTTTCTTAACTGAGGAAATTTGGCAGTTAATCGCTGAAAGAACTCCAGAAGAAGCTTTAATTGTTTCAACTTGGCCAGAGGTAAAACCATTTGACGCAAAATTAATTTCTGATTTTGAAAACTCAATTGAAGTAATTTCGGGAATTAGAACAATCAGAAAAGACAAAAATATTCCGTTTAAAGATGCAATTGAATTAAAAGGAATCAACAGCGAAAATGTTTCGACTTATTTTGATTCAGTTGTAACGAAATTAGGAAACGTTTCTGCTTTCGAATATGTTTCTGAAAAAGTAGATGGCGCTTTATCTTTCCGTGTAAAATCAAATGAATATTTCATTCCGATTACTGGAAATATCGATGTTGAAGCTGAAATCGCAAAACTGACAGAAGAATTGAATTACACAAAAGGATTCTTGAAATCAGTAGAAGCAAAACTTTCTAACGAGAAATTCGTAAACGGAGCTCCAGAGAAAGTCCTTAATTTAGAAAAACAAAAACAAGCTGATGCTTTGGCTAAAATTGCTACAATTGAGCAGAGTTTGGCTGGGTTGAAATAA
- a CDS encoding DUF1573 domain-containing protein has product MKNAASFIAALLFSAISYAQNGPKIEFAAPDNTIDYGKISKGDNGLRSFEFTNTGDAPLLITGAESTVSSIVVTKPAAAILPGKKGKIDVKYNMVAGPIRKTITVETNAVNYPDGRVALKIKGEVQ; this is encoded by the coding sequence ATGAAAAATGCAGCCTCTTTTATTGCAGCCTTATTGTTTAGCGCAATAAGTTATGCTCAAAACGGCCCAAAAATTGAATTTGCAGCCCCAGACAATACAATTGATTATGGAAAAATTTCTAAAGGTGACAATGGACTTCGTTCCTTTGAATTTACAAACACCGGAGATGCTCCTTTATTAATTACTGGTGCAGAATCTACAGTAAGTTCAATCGTTGTTACTAAACCTGCCGCAGCCATTTTGCCGGGCAAAAAAGGAAAAATCGATGTAAAATATAATATGGTTGCAGGGCCAATTCGTAAAACAATTACTGTTGAAACCAATGCAGTAAACTATCCTGATGGAAGAGTAGCCCTTAAAATTAAAGGTGAAGTTCAATAA
- a CDS encoding amino acid permease — protein sequence MSDSTKNQLQKSLGLSFNIAVLIGGTIGVGILRTPGTIAEMLNNYWLILASWLFGGAYVLLGANSYSELATMLPKSGGSYNYIKRALGEYAGFLSGDKF from the coding sequence ATGTCGGATTCTACAAAAAACCAATTACAAAAAAGTTTAGGCCTTAGTTTTAATATTGCCGTTTTAATTGGCGGAACAATTGGTGTTGGAATTTTAAGAACGCCTGGAACTATTGCAGAAATGTTGAATAATTATTGGCTTATTCTTGCTTCTTGGCTCTTTGGGGGGGCGTATGTTTTATTAGGAGCAAATTCGTATTCAGAATTGGCTACAATGCTGCCAAAATCAGGTGGATCGTACAATTATATTAAAAGAGCTTTGGGCGAATATGCCGGTTTTCTTTCTGGCGACAAGTTTTAA